From the genome of Streptomyces sp. NBC_01116, one region includes:
- a CDS encoding transposase has product MPPVRATGHPRAAPQCTARPSLPVLTLTSAPGYVLALVSEATGSEQRFLSTWQDDGRHLVRNILNHAHAHAVDQAIAIAAAVTPTPAPPLPHRPLPSLLRPPPHPPLLWRLPRRPLPRRAEARPLGRPRGEHRREERLEPADRGPDIARDLDLGNETRSWGIEVPQVIADGGYGDTAAFRLGLETRGLDYVVGISTTTTAQPEDARPSTPTYVGRGRRPVPAYPESAQRVKDLVIAAGKSSARPVQWREGSRPGSGRSGVKRMYSRFVALRIRPAGRENRKATAAAELPVRWLLAEWTADQDEPVQFWLSNLPATTPLPVLVRTAKLRWRIENDYREMKQALDLAHFEGRTRPGWHHHVTLVSVAHAFCTLQRLSRSPKETASA; this is encoded by the coding sequence ATGCCGCCCGTCCGGGCAACAGGACATCCCCGGGCGGCGCCCCAGTGCACCGCCCGGCCCTCGCTCCCGGTGCTGACTCTCACTTCCGCGCCGGGTTACGTTCTCGCTCTGGTGTCTGAGGCAACGGGTTCTGAGCAGCGCTTCCTCAGCACCTGGCAAGACGATGGTCGGCACCTCGTGAGAAACATCCTCAACCACGCCCACGCCCACGCCGTCGACCAGGCCATCGCCATCGCCGCCGCCGTCACCCCGACTCCGGCCCCGCCGCTTCCGCACCGACCGCTCCCATCCCTGCTCCGGCCGCCGCCGCACCCGCCCCTGCTCTGGCGGCTGCCGCGCCGTCCGCTCCCACGCCGGGCAGAAGCCCGACCCCTGGGCCGCCCCCGCGGTGAGCACCGACGCGAGGAACGTCTGGAGCCCGCTGACCGAGGGCCTGACATCGCCCGCGACCTGGACCTCGGCAACGAGACGCGGTCCTGGGGCATCGAAGTGCCCCAGGTCATCGCTGACGGTGGCTACGGGGACACCGCTGCCTTCCGGCTCGGCCTGGAGACACGCGGACTCGACTACGTGGTGGGCATCTCGACAACAACCACCGCACAACCCGAGGACGCACGGCCGTCGACCCCGACCTACGTCGGCAGGGGCCGGCGGCCGGTCCCTGCCTATCCCGAGTCGGCACAGCGGGTGAAGGACCTGGTCATCGCGGCCGGCAAATCCTCCGCACGGCCGGTGCAGTGGAGGGAGGGATCACGGCCGGGCAGCGGCCGCAGCGGGGTGAAGCGCATGTACTCCCGCTTCGTTGCCCTGCGGATCCGGCCCGCCGGACGCGAGAACCGCAAGGCCACGGCCGCCGCCGAGCTTCCGGTCCGCTGGCTGCTGGCCGAATGGACCGCCGATCAGGACGAACCCGTGCAGTTCTGGCTCTCCAACCTGCCCGCAACCACCCCGTTGCCCGTCCTTGTGCGCACCGCGAAGCTCCGGTGGCGCATCGAGAACGACTACCGCGAGATGAAACAGGCCCTCGACTTGGCCCACTTCGAAGGCCGGACCCGGCCAGGCTGGCACCACCACGTCACCCTCGTCTCGGTCGCCCACGCCTTCTGCACACTCCAGCGACTGAGCCGATCCCCAAAAGAGACGGCGTCGGCCTGA
- a CDS encoding IS630 family transposase: MSRPGPKIPPLSVTDAQRAVLEGWVRRRSTAQALAQRSRIVLECAEGHSILEVSRRLSVAADTVRTWRRRFIERGLDGLSDEPRPGAPRKISDADVERVIVRTLEERPKNATHWSTRSMAAATGMSQSAISRIWRAFALAPHRSETFKLSTDPFFIDRVRDVVGLCLDPPERALVLCVDEKSQIQALDRSQPVLPMMPGVPERRSHDCIRAGTTTLFAALEVATGKVIGPLHRRHRAAEFKKFLAKVDKEVPAGLEVHLILDNYATHKTPAVKKWLLSHPRFHLHFTPTSSSWLNLVERWFAELTQKKLKRGVHRSVQALERDIRAWVADWNDHPRPFIWTKTADEILDKVASYCQRISDSGH; encoded by the coding sequence ATGAGTCGTCCCGGTCCGAAGATTCCGCCGTTGTCGGTGACTGATGCCCAGCGGGCTGTGCTGGAGGGTTGGGTGCGTCGTCGTTCGACGGCCCAGGCTCTGGCTCAGCGTTCGCGGATCGTGCTGGAGTGCGCCGAGGGGCATTCGATCCTGGAGGTGTCCCGCCGGTTGAGTGTTGCCGCGGACACGGTCCGCACCTGGCGGCGGCGGTTCATCGAACGTGGCCTGGACGGCCTGTCCGACGAACCGCGGCCCGGTGCGCCGAGGAAGATCAGTGACGCCGACGTCGAGCGGGTCATCGTCAGGACCCTCGAGGAGAGGCCGAAGAACGCCACCCATTGGTCGACCAGATCGATGGCTGCCGCCACGGGCATGTCGCAGTCGGCGATCTCCCGGATCTGGCGGGCGTTCGCACTCGCGCCGCACCGGTCTGAGACCTTCAAGCTGTCCACGGACCCGTTCTTCATCGACAGGGTCCGCGACGTGGTGGGCCTCTGCCTGGATCCACCGGAAAGAGCGCTGGTCCTCTGCGTGGACGAGAAGTCGCAGATCCAGGCCCTGGACCGGTCCCAGCCCGTGCTCCCGATGATGCCGGGCGTCCCGGAACGCCGGAGCCACGACTGCATCCGTGCCGGCACCACCACCCTGTTCGCGGCTCTGGAGGTGGCGACCGGCAAAGTCATCGGCCCATTGCACCGGCGCCATCGGGCAGCTGAGTTCAAGAAGTTCCTGGCCAAGGTCGACAAGGAAGTGCCGGCCGGCCTCGAGGTGCACCTGATCCTCGACAACTACGCGACCCACAAGACACCGGCGGTCAAGAAGTGGCTGCTGTCCCACCCCCGATTCCACCTGCACTTCACACCCACCAGTTCGTCCTGGCTGAACCTGGTGGAACGATGGTTCGCCGAGCTCACGCAGAAGAAACTCAAACGCGGCGTCCATCGTTCCGTCCAAGCACTGGAACGCGACATCCGGGCCTGGGTCGCGGACTGGAACGACCACCCACGGCCCTTCATCTGGACCAAGACCGCCGACGAAATCCTCGACAAGGTCGCCAGCTACTGCCAACGAATCTCTGACTCAGGTCACTAG
- a CDS encoding FAD-binding and (Fe-S)-binding domain-containing protein produces the protein MTSRTGPTPSSRQPVAATAQDGLEQRLRHDLDGDVAFDDYTRHLFSRDASMYAITPRGVVFPRHTGDIEAAVAAAAEYDVPLLARGAGTSLAGQTVGPGLVLDLSRHMNRILELDPEAGTALVESGVVQDELNRAAAPHGLMFGPDTSTSSRATIGGMIGNNSAGSGSLRYGMTIDHVRALDVTLSDASTVRLEPVDETERARRAELPTLEGRLYRELPELVRANSTAIAEGFPRFWRRACGYRLDRLAREEMPFDLAKFIVGSEGTLAVTSRAVVDLVPKPRHTVIAVGHFASVAGAIEATESALSCDPVAVELMDRTILDLSRQKIEYASLGNLLQGDPEALLFVSFTGDDETEIRDRMRQLTLLWKQYGHGYHTLQAVTPDQRGALLKVRKAGLGLLMAAGEGTRRPLAFIEDTAVDPVHLAAYTRRFKEILDHHNLSAGFYGHCSVGCLHIRPFVDLTDPDQVRTMRAVAEEIKDLVREYGGVNSSEHGDGLARSEFNREIFGDALYEAMRQVKRIFDPHDRMNPGKIVDAPAMTDHLRDPALPSAPELRTRLAFDVVGGMRGAADRCMNIGLCRKSGSGAMCPSYMATRNEEDSTRGRAGALVKALSEPDPRKALGDERLHEVLDLCLMCKACKSECPLGVDMASLKAEALSHHHDLHGVPVRSRLFGSIRLLNRLGSATAPLSNAMGALRPARWLIDRRLGITPARPLPRFARRNLVRWFRRRDTKTGVRRPAPQGVLTYLADSFTTYTEPTIGSAAIELLEHAGWEVRLESRGCCGRSSLSKGLIDDANEKAFKLVHLLAETTPAGSPVVGCEPSCLMTLRDEHLSMLPDDTAVQDIAGRVRQVEELLLEALDDGRLHLGAETWPAGRRFLYHGHCHQKAEVGTAATVELLRRIPGAEVVELDAGCCGMAGSFGFESEHYDLSMTIGADRLFPAVDAEPEDTVIVATGVSCRQQIFHGTERDAWHPVQLIHAALVT, from the coding sequence ATGACCTCCCGTACCGGACCGACCCCCTCCTCCCGGCAGCCCGTGGCCGCCACCGCCCAGGACGGACTGGAACAGCGCCTGCGTCACGACCTCGACGGCGACGTGGCGTTCGACGACTACACCCGCCACCTCTTCTCCCGCGACGCCAGCATGTACGCCATCACCCCGCGCGGTGTGGTCTTCCCCCGGCACACCGGTGACATCGAGGCCGCGGTCGCGGCCGCCGCCGAGTACGACGTACCGCTCCTCGCACGCGGGGCGGGCACCAGCCTCGCCGGACAGACCGTGGGGCCCGGACTCGTCCTCGACCTGTCCCGCCATATGAACCGCATCCTGGAACTGGACCCCGAAGCGGGCACCGCACTCGTCGAGAGCGGCGTCGTCCAGGACGAGCTCAACCGGGCGGCCGCACCCCACGGCCTCATGTTCGGCCCCGACACCTCCACCAGCAGCCGCGCCACCATCGGCGGGATGATCGGCAACAACTCGGCCGGCAGCGGATCACTGCGCTACGGCATGACCATCGACCACGTCCGCGCACTCGACGTCACGCTCTCCGACGCCTCCACGGTCCGCCTGGAGCCCGTCGACGAAACCGAACGCGCGCGCCGCGCGGAGCTGCCCACCCTGGAGGGCCGGCTGTACCGGGAGCTTCCGGAGCTCGTCCGGGCCAACTCCACCGCAATCGCCGAGGGGTTCCCCCGGTTCTGGCGCCGCGCCTGCGGCTACCGCCTCGACCGCCTCGCCAGGGAGGAGATGCCGTTCGACCTGGCCAAGTTCATCGTCGGCTCGGAGGGGACCCTCGCCGTCACCTCCAGGGCCGTCGTCGATCTGGTTCCGAAGCCCCGTCACACCGTGATCGCCGTCGGACACTTCGCCTCCGTGGCCGGGGCGATCGAGGCCACCGAGTCCGCGCTGTCCTGCGACCCGGTGGCCGTGGAGCTCATGGACCGGACGATCCTGGACCTCTCCCGGCAGAAGATCGAGTACGCGTCCCTGGGCAATCTCCTTCAGGGCGACCCCGAAGCACTGCTCTTCGTCAGCTTCACCGGCGACGACGAGACCGAGATACGCGATCGGATGCGGCAGCTGACGCTGCTGTGGAAGCAGTACGGTCACGGCTACCACACGCTTCAGGCCGTCACCCCCGACCAGCGCGGCGCGCTGCTGAAGGTCCGCAAGGCGGGCCTCGGACTGCTCATGGCCGCGGGCGAGGGCACCCGCCGGCCCCTTGCCTTCATCGAGGACACCGCGGTCGACCCCGTCCACCTCGCCGCCTACACCCGCCGGTTCAAGGAGATCCTGGACCACCACAACCTCTCCGCGGGGTTCTACGGGCACTGCTCCGTCGGCTGCCTGCACATCCGGCCCTTCGTCGACCTCACCGACCCGGACCAGGTCCGCACCATGCGGGCCGTCGCCGAGGAGATCAAGGACCTTGTCCGTGAGTACGGAGGGGTCAACTCCAGCGAGCACGGCGACGGCCTGGCCCGCAGCGAGTTCAACCGGGAGATCTTCGGCGACGCGCTGTACGAAGCGATGCGCCAGGTCAAACGGATCTTCGACCCGCACGACCGGATGAACCCCGGCAAGATCGTCGACGCGCCCGCCATGACCGACCACCTCCGCGACCCCGCCCTCCCCTCGGCCCCTGAACTGCGCACGCGGCTGGCCTTCGACGTCGTCGGCGGAATGCGAGGCGCGGCCGACCGCTGCATGAACATCGGCCTGTGCCGCAAGAGCGGAAGCGGAGCGATGTGCCCCTCCTACATGGCCACCCGCAACGAGGAGGACTCCACCCGGGGCCGGGCGGGCGCACTCGTCAAAGCACTCTCGGAACCGGATCCCCGCAAGGCCCTGGGGGACGAGCGGCTCCACGAGGTCCTCGATCTGTGCCTGATGTGCAAGGCGTGCAAGAGCGAGTGCCCGCTCGGGGTCGACATGGCGTCACTGAAGGCCGAAGCCCTCTCCCATCACCACGACTTGCACGGTGTGCCGGTCCGCTCCCGGCTCTTCGGCTCGATCCGCCTGCTCAACCGGCTCGGATCGGCTACCGCCCCCCTCTCCAACGCCATGGGTGCGCTCCGCCCCGCGCGTTGGCTCATCGACCGCCGGCTCGGCATCACCCCGGCCCGGCCGCTGCCCCGCTTCGCCCGCCGCAACCTGGTCCGCTGGTTCCGCCGACGCGACACCAAGACCGGGGTCCGCCGCCCCGCGCCCCAGGGCGTCCTCACCTATCTCGCCGACTCCTTCACCACGTACACCGAACCGACGATCGGCAGCGCCGCCATCGAACTGCTGGAACACGCCGGATGGGAGGTACGCCTGGAGAGCCGGGGCTGCTGCGGTCGCTCCAGCCTCTCCAAGGGGCTCATCGACGACGCCAACGAGAAGGCATTCAAACTCGTCCACCTGCTCGCCGAGACGACTCCGGCCGGATCGCCCGTGGTCGGCTGCGAGCCCTCCTGCCTGATGACTCTGCGCGACGAGCACCTGTCGATGCTGCCCGACGACACCGCCGTCCAGGACATCGCCGGACGTGTCCGACAGGTCGAGGAACTCCTCCTGGAGGCCCTGGACGACGGACGACTCCACCTCGGGGCGGAAACCTGGCCCGCGGGCAGGCGATTCCTCTACCACGGCCACTGCCACCAGAAAGCCGAGGTCGGCACGGCGGCGACCGTCGAGCTGCTCCGCCGGATCCCCGGCGCCGAAGTGGTCGAACTCGACGCCGGATGCTGCGGGATGGCCGGTTCCTTCGGCTTCGAGTCCGAGCACTACGACCTCTCGATGACGATCGGCGCCGACCGGCTCTTCCCGGCCGTCGACGCGGAGCCCGAGGACACCGTCATCGTGGCCACCGGGGTCTCCTGCCGTCAGCAGATCTTCCACGGCACCGAACGAGACGCCTGGCACCCGGTCCAACTGATCCATGCGGCCCTAGTGACCTGA
- a CDS encoding alanine--glyoxylate aminotransferase family protein yields the protein MPTRTGRHFLQIPGPTNVPDQVLRAMAAPTIDHRGPEFAALTAHLLQAVKPVFGTTGPVVIYPASGTGAWEAALVNTLSPGDEVLCFETGHFSTLWQDMARALGLNVTSVPGDWRHGASPEELARRLAADSAHALKAVCVVHNETSTGVTSRIADLRRALDSTDHPALLLVDTISSLGSIDYQHDEWGVDVTVAGSQKGLMLPPGLSFNAVSDKALAASKTSRLAKSFWDWAPVLEANRRGFFPYTPATNLLYALAEALEMLAAEGLPQVYARHARHAAATRAAVRGWGLEVLCADEREHSGSLTAVLMPEDCDADELRAVVLERFDMSLGAGLGRLAGRIFRIGHLGHFNDLTLAGTLAGVQMGLGIAGFPADPAGLPAALKVLSAR from the coding sequence ATGCCCACTCGCACCGGACGCCACTTCCTCCAGATCCCCGGCCCCACGAACGTCCCGGACCAGGTCCTTCGCGCCATGGCGGCGCCCACGATCGACCACCGGGGGCCGGAGTTCGCGGCCCTGACGGCCCATCTGCTCCAAGCGGTCAAACCCGTGTTCGGCACCACGGGCCCCGTCGTGATCTACCCCGCCTCCGGCACGGGCGCCTGGGAGGCCGCACTCGTCAACACCCTCAGCCCCGGCGACGAGGTGCTGTGCTTCGAGACCGGGCACTTCTCCACCCTCTGGCAGGACATGGCGAGGGCGCTCGGCCTCAACGTCACCTCGGTGCCCGGCGACTGGCGTCACGGAGCCTCGCCGGAGGAACTCGCGCGCCGGCTCGCCGCGGACTCCGCCCACGCACTCAAGGCCGTGTGCGTCGTCCACAACGAAACCTCCACCGGTGTCACCAGCCGGATCGCCGACCTCCGCCGGGCCCTCGACAGCACGGACCACCCGGCGCTGCTCCTCGTCGACACCATCTCCTCGCTGGGCTCCATCGACTACCAGCACGACGAGTGGGGCGTCGACGTCACGGTCGCCGGATCGCAGAAGGGCCTGATGCTCCCTCCAGGGCTCAGCTTCAACGCCGTCAGCGACAAGGCGCTCGCCGCGTCGAAGACCTCCCGCCTGGCGAAGTCCTTCTGGGACTGGGCCCCCGTCCTCGAAGCCAACCGGCGCGGCTTCTTCCCCTACACCCCGGCCACCAACCTCCTCTACGCGCTGGCCGAGGCGCTGGAGATGCTCGCCGCCGAAGGGCTGCCCCAGGTCTACGCCCGGCACGCCCGGCACGCGGCGGCGACCAGGGCCGCCGTCCGAGGCTGGGGGCTGGAGGTGCTCTGCGCCGACGAGCGCGAGCACTCCGGATCGCTCACCGCCGTCCTGATGCCCGAGGACTGCGACGCGGACGAACTGCGCGCCGTCGTCCTGGAGCGGTTCGACATGTCCCTGGGAGCGGGGCTCGGCCGGCTGGCCGGGCGCATCTTCCGAATCGGGCACCTCGGCCACTTCAACGACCTCACCCTCGCCGGAACCCTGGCCGGCGTGCAGATGGGCCTCGGAATCGCCGGATTCCCGGCCGACCCGGCCGGCCTCCCCGCAGCCCTGAAGGTCCTGAGCGCCCGGTGA
- a CDS encoding IclR family transcriptional regulator yields MQSVLNALRVLEEVATRQPVGVADLARAMESPKSTVQRALLTLHTAGWIRPAGGTPTRWMISTKALHVGRRATGELGLRDIAVPVMEELRRATDETVHLAVPEGGNIVLIERLETSKPVRIILPLGQNLPAHASANGKAVLAASSDEAVERHIADGLTRFTETSIVDPGLLRAELTEIRLRGYATNAGEWRTDVSAVAAAVLGDAGLPVASISVNVPTSRMTEDSRAAFGAALREAAKTVSEALKRTRGD; encoded by the coding sequence ATGCAGAGCGTTCTCAACGCGTTGCGCGTTCTGGAGGAGGTCGCGACGCGGCAACCGGTCGGGGTCGCAGACCTGGCGAGAGCCATGGAATCGCCGAAGAGCACAGTGCAGCGGGCCCTGCTCACGCTGCACACCGCGGGCTGGATCCGGCCCGCGGGGGGGACGCCCACCCGCTGGATGATCAGCACCAAGGCACTGCACGTGGGCCGGAGAGCAACCGGCGAGCTCGGACTGCGCGACATCGCCGTGCCGGTGATGGAGGAGCTGCGCCGCGCGACGGACGAGACCGTGCACCTGGCCGTGCCGGAAGGCGGCAACATCGTGCTGATCGAGCGGCTGGAGACGAGTAAGCCGGTGCGCATCATCCTGCCGCTCGGCCAGAACCTGCCGGCGCACGCGTCGGCCAACGGCAAGGCAGTGCTCGCGGCGAGCTCCGACGAGGCCGTCGAGCGCCATATCGCCGACGGCCTCACCCGGTTCACCGAGACGTCGATCGTCGACCCGGGGCTACTGCGGGCCGAGCTGACCGAGATCCGACTGCGGGGCTATGCAACCAACGCGGGCGAGTGGCGTACGGACGTCTCCGCGGTCGCCGCCGCCGTCCTCGGAGACGCCGGACTCCCGGTGGCGAGCATCAGCGTCAACGTACCCACGAGCAGGATGACCGAGGACTCCCGGGCCGCCTTCGGGGCGGCGCTGCGCGAGGCGGCGAAGACGGTGAGCGAGGCACTGAAGCGGACGCGGGGCGACTGA
- a CDS encoding SLC13 family permease, which translates to MSDHVIALIALVLIFTLATFTSAHMGALAIAAAFITGTLFFDQSADDIFQGFPGDLFVVLVGVTLLFAIAKNNGTIEWLVHASTRAVRGRIALIPWVMFLITATLTAVGAVVPAAVALVAPLAMGFAARHRIHPVLLGLFVINGASAGGFSPIGIFGSITNGVVERSGLPGSPAFLFASTFAFNVALSGVVFLLFGGRQLTGRRAHDTPPGSGDAEQLPGTAAQLPGAAEPPGSAVPAPRAGPETGGVSAPSAAGPTTLTIANPGAGAAFHQGAGPHGTAPRLDPIRVVTLLGLLSLVVGALFFDLNVGLLALTVAVLLTLLSPASAEGAVDSCAWSTVLLVCGIVTFVGVMERIGTIDHLGREVAGIGAPLLGALLICLIGAVVSAFASTTGILGALIPIAIPFLLSGEIGAVGLIAALAISSSVVDSSPISTSGALVTASAPEEQREAVFRRLMQWGLCMAVITPLLTWLIFILPGRL; encoded by the coding sequence GTGTCCGATCACGTCATCGCTCTCATCGCATTGGTACTGATCTTCACCCTCGCGACCTTCACCTCGGCACACATGGGAGCACTCGCCATCGCCGCGGCATTCATCACCGGCACACTCTTCTTCGACCAGTCCGCGGACGACATCTTCCAGGGATTCCCAGGCGACCTGTTCGTCGTCCTCGTAGGCGTCACCCTTCTGTTCGCCATCGCGAAGAACAATGGAACAATCGAGTGGCTCGTCCACGCCTCGACCCGGGCCGTACGCGGCAGGATCGCCCTCATTCCCTGGGTGATGTTCCTGATCACCGCGACCCTCACCGCTGTGGGCGCGGTGGTCCCGGCCGCCGTCGCCCTCGTCGCCCCGCTCGCCATGGGCTTCGCCGCACGGCACCGGATCCATCCCGTACTGCTCGGCCTCTTCGTCATCAACGGCGCCAGCGCAGGGGGGTTCTCGCCGATCGGCATCTTCGGCAGCATCACCAACGGTGTGGTAGAACGCAGCGGCCTGCCCGGAAGCCCCGCGTTCCTGTTCGCCAGCACCTTCGCCTTCAACGTAGCCCTCAGCGGAGTGGTGTTCCTCCTCTTCGGCGGACGGCAGCTGACCGGCCGCCGGGCACACGACACTCCCCCCGGGAGCGGCGACGCCGAACAGCTTCCGGGAACAGCCGCACAGCTTCCCGGAGCAGCGGAGCCACCGGGCAGCGCCGTTCCCGCACCACGCGCCGGTCCGGAGACGGGTGGCGTCAGCGCTCCATCCGCCGCCGGGCCCACCACGCTCACGATCGCGAACCCGGGCGCCGGGGCCGCGTTCCATCAGGGCGCGGGTCCCCACGGCACCGCACCACGCCTCGACCCGATCCGGGTGGTCACCCTCCTCGGACTGCTCAGCCTCGTCGTCGGGGCGCTGTTCTTCGACCTCAACGTGGGGCTGCTGGCCCTGACGGTGGCGGTGCTGCTGACGCTCCTGTCCCCCGCATCCGCCGAAGGAGCGGTCGACAGCTGCGCCTGGTCCACCGTGCTGTTGGTGTGCGGCATCGTGACGTTCGTCGGTGTGATGGAGCGCATCGGGACCATCGACCATCTCGGCAGGGAGGTCGCCGGCATCGGAGCGCCTCTGCTCGGCGCATTGCTGATCTGCCTGATCGGCGCGGTGGTCTCCGCTTTCGCTTCCACGACCGGGATCCTCGGTGCGCTCATCCCGATCGCCATCCCGTTCCTCCTCAGCGGCGAGATCGGCGCGGTCGGACTGATCGCGGCACTCGCCATCTCCTCCTCCGTCGTGGACTCCTCCCCCATCTCCACCAGCGGTGCGCTGGTCACGGCGAGCGCACCCGAGGAACAGCGCGAAGCGGTCTTCCGACGACTGATGCAGTGGGGGCTATGCATGGCCGTGATCACACCGCTGCTCACCTGGCTGATCTTCATCCTGCCCGGTCGGCTCTGA
- a CDS encoding helicase associated domain-containing protein: MQHSNADERNSTDQGGPHGPVRLGTWISNTRSRREKLTDHQREQLAALGIDWATAA; encoded by the coding sequence GTGCAGCACTCGAACGCAGACGAACGGAACAGCACTGATCAAGGAGGCCCCCACGGGCCCGTCCGGCTGGGCACCTGGATCAGCAATACCCGCAGCAGGCGGGAGAAACTGACCGACCACCAGCGCGAGCAGCTCGCCGCGCTCGGCATCGACTGGGCCACGGCGGCCTAA
- a CDS encoding RICIN domain-containing protein yields the protein MAVFTAALVARHSDKLVSVTASGTQDGAEVVQWTDKNKPNQHWNLVATTGGYYHVLAVHSGKALSVLASETEDGAEVVQWTNKDKPNQEWKLVQKDDGYFALEARHSGKVLSVLAEDTKDGGKLVQWTDKDKPNQQFRLG from the coding sequence ATGGCTGTTTTCACTGCTGCTCTGGTGGCCCGTCACAGCGACAAGCTGGTCTCGGTGACCGCTTCGGGGACCCAGGACGGTGCCGAGGTCGTCCAGTGGACGGACAAGAACAAGCCGAACCAGCACTGGAACCTGGTGGCCACGACCGGCGGCTACTACCACGTTCTCGCGGTGCACAGTGGCAAGGCCCTGTCGGTCCTCGCCTCGGAGACCGAGGACGGTGCCGAGGTCGTCCAGTGGACGAACAAGGACAAGCCCAACCAGGAGTGGAAGCTCGTCCAGAAGGACGACGGCTACTTCGCGCTCGAAGCCCGCCACAGCGGCAAGGTCCTGTCGGTACTCGCCGAAGACACCAAGGACGGCGGCAAGCTCGTCCAGTGGACCGACAAGGACAAGCCCAACCAGCAGTTCCGCCTCGGCTAA
- a CDS encoding IS701 family transposase, with the protein MTPEEMAGVREDLEAFAAELFDGFFRADQRRWGQAYVRGLLLDGRRKSVEPMAARLGEDGNRQALAHFVTTSPWDPAHVRARTAWRMQEAIGPEALIVDDTGFLKDGDASACVSRQYTGTAGKVTRCQVGVSLHLARDHASAAVNWRLFLPASWDPASPEADPGKVARRSRCGIPAGVGHVEKWQLALDMIDETRSWGIDVPLVVADAGYGDAAAFRHGLEKRNLPYVVGISSRHTAHPADARPARPAYAGTGRPPAMQYPEPAQTMKELVIAAGRAAARPVSWREGSRPGKGISAFKRMYSRFVALRVRPAGRGVRKTTDGPELPERWLLAEWPATEPEPVQFWLSDLPSGMPLATLVRLAKLRRRIEHDYREMKQALGLAHFEGRTWSGWHHHVTLVSAAHAFCTLQRLAHHPKAAAQV; encoded by the coding sequence GTGACACCTGAGGAGATGGCCGGGGTCCGGGAGGACCTGGAGGCGTTTGCTGCGGAGTTGTTCGACGGGTTCTTCCGTGCGGATCAGCGGCGGTGGGGACAGGCGTATGTGCGGGGGTTGCTGCTGGACGGGCGGCGCAAGTCGGTTGAACCGATGGCGGCCCGTCTCGGTGAGGACGGCAACCGGCAGGCCCTGGCCCACTTTGTGACGACGAGCCCGTGGGATCCGGCGCATGTGCGGGCCCGGACGGCCTGGAGAATGCAGGAGGCGATCGGCCCGGAGGCGTTGATCGTCGACGACACCGGGTTCTTGAAGGACGGGGACGCGTCGGCGTGTGTGTCGCGGCAGTACACCGGCACCGCGGGCAAGGTCACCAGATGCCAGGTCGGGGTGTCGCTGCACCTGGCCCGGGATCATGCCTCGGCTGCGGTGAACTGGCGGCTGTTCCTGCCCGCGTCCTGGGATCCGGCCTCTCCGGAGGCGGACCCGGGCAAGGTTGCCCGCCGCAGCCGCTGCGGCATTCCCGCAGGAGTGGGGCATGTGGAGAAGTGGCAGCTGGCCCTGGACATGATCGACGAGACCCGGTCGTGGGGCATCGATGTTCCCCTGGTCGTCGCGGACGCCGGTTACGGGGATGCCGCAGCTTTCCGCCACGGCCTGGAGAAACGCAACCTGCCCTATGTGGTGGGCATTTCCTCTCGCCACACTGCTCATCCGGCCGACGCCCGGCCGGCCCGGCCCGCCTACGCGGGCACCGGCCGGCCACCGGCAATGCAGTACCCCGAGCCCGCGCAGACCATGAAAGAGCTGGTCATCGCAGCCGGGCGGGCAGCTGCCAGGCCGGTGTCCTGGAGGGAAGGCTCCCGGCCCGGCAAGGGAATCAGCGCCTTCAAACGCATGTACTCGCGGTTCGTTGCCCTGCGCGTGCGACCCGCCGGACGAGGCGTCCGCAAGACCACCGACGGTCCTGAACTGCCCGAACGCTGGCTGCTGGCCGAGTGGCCCGCCACCGAACCCGAGCCGGTGCAGTTCTGGCTGTCGGACCTGCCCTCCGGGATGCCGCTGGCCACTTTGGTGCGGCTGGCCAAGCTGCGCCGGCGCATCGAGCACGACTACCGCGAGATGAAACAGGCTCTGGGGCTTGCCCACTTCGAAGGCCGCACCTGGAGCGGCTGGCACCACCACGTCACCCTCGTCTCCGCCGCCCATGCCTTCTGCACCCTGCAACGACTGGCCCACCACCCAAAAGCCGCGGCGCAGGTCTGA